One window of the Paraburkholderia sp. PGU19 genome contains the following:
- a CDS encoding DUF465 domain-containing protein — MRDHHRVVNSDTLRDRILQLESEHSGLDRLIDRMSEEPGIDDLEIQRLKKRKLKVKDTIILLQLQLEPEARN; from the coding sequence ATGCGCGACCATCATCGCGTCGTCAATTCGGACACACTGCGCGACCGCATTCTGCAACTGGAATCGGAGCATAGTGGGCTTGATCGGTTGATCGACAGAATGTCCGAGGAACCCGGCATCGACGACCTCGAGATTCAGCGCCTGAAAAAGCGCAAGCTCAAGGTCAAGGACACCATCATCTTGCTGCAATTGCAGCTTGAACCGGAAGCCCGCAACTGA
- a CDS encoding ATP-dependent DNA helicase, whose product MNSSLQSSSRTASADASDAAATGADELAAKPASGGGALAASLSHKRSSELADIFAADGLLARQIDGYRPRASQIEMARAVAAAMEASGRAMPEPAMFEAQKRPARRLQQSASAAQSAPEDAASADGNTEGGENTLIVEAGTGTGKTYAYLVPAMLWGGKVVVSTGTKHLQDQLFQRDIPTVRDALAVPVSVAMLKGRANYLCHYYLQRTADNGRLPSRQETSYLQDIIRFAKITRTGDKAELASVPETAAVWSMVTSTRDNCLGQECPHYKDCFVMQARREAQQADIVVVNHHLFFADIMLRDTGMAELLPTANTVIFDEAHQLPETATLFFGETLSTTQFLELARDSVAEGLGHARDAVDWVKLGAALERSARDVRLAFKEDSVRLSIGQLPDDHPLFPALEAVETELDALASALAGQSERAESLAALVRRARELQDVLSGWTTPPTETERDAASDAAKAAEKSDPNEKVRWIEVFSHTVQLHETPLSVAPIFAKQRAGVPRAWVFTSATLSVRGDFAHYAAQMGLNSRRSMTLPSPFDYGTQGLLYVPRNLPQPSSPTFTDAVFDAALPAIEASGGGVFMLCTTLRAVDRIATKLRDVIESRGWNMPLLVQGDASRTELLDRFRSYGNAILVGSQSFWEGVDVRGDALSLVVIDKLPFAPPDDPVLSARLDALTKKGLSPFAVHQLPQAVITLKQGAGRLIRSETDRGVLMICDTRLVDKPYGRRIWQSLPPFKRTREIDVVREFFEEKAQASE is encoded by the coding sequence TTGAATTCATCGCTTCAATCTTCTTCCCGGACGGCGTCGGCGGACGCTTCGGACGCCGCTGCGACGGGCGCCGACGAACTCGCGGCGAAGCCCGCATCGGGTGGCGGCGCGCTGGCCGCGTCGCTGAGTCACAAGCGATCCTCCGAACTCGCCGACATCTTCGCCGCGGATGGGCTGCTCGCGCGCCAGATCGACGGCTACCGGCCGCGCGCGTCGCAGATCGAAATGGCGCGCGCCGTGGCCGCCGCGATGGAAGCATCGGGACGCGCCATGCCGGAGCCCGCGATGTTCGAAGCGCAGAAGCGTCCGGCGCGGCGCTTGCAGCAATCGGCATCGGCAGCGCAGTCCGCACCGGAAGACGCAGCGTCCGCCGACGGCAATACCGAAGGCGGCGAGAACACGCTGATCGTCGAAGCAGGGACGGGCACGGGCAAGACCTACGCGTACCTCGTGCCGGCGATGCTGTGGGGCGGCAAGGTGGTCGTCTCGACGGGCACCAAGCACTTGCAGGACCAGCTCTTTCAGCGCGACATTCCGACCGTGCGCGACGCCCTCGCGGTGCCCGTGTCTGTCGCGATGCTCAAGGGCCGCGCGAACTATCTGTGTCACTACTATCTGCAACGCACGGCCGACAATGGCCGCCTGCCGTCGCGGCAGGAAACGTCGTATCTGCAGGACATCATCCGCTTCGCGAAGATCACGCGCACGGGCGACAAAGCCGAGCTTGCGAGCGTGCCGGAGACGGCGGCCGTGTGGTCGATGGTGACGTCGACGCGTGATAACTGCCTCGGCCAGGAGTGTCCGCACTACAAGGACTGCTTCGTGATGCAGGCGCGCCGCGAAGCGCAGCAGGCCGATATCGTGGTCGTCAATCACCATCTGTTCTTCGCCGACATCATGCTGCGCGATACGGGCATGGCCGAGCTGCTGCCGACGGCGAACACGGTGATCTTCGACGAAGCGCATCAACTGCCCGAAACCGCGACGCTGTTCTTCGGTGAAACGCTGTCCACCACGCAGTTCCTCGAACTCGCGCGCGACTCGGTCGCGGAAGGCCTCGGCCATGCACGTGATGCCGTCGATTGGGTGAAGCTCGGCGCAGCGCTCGAACGCTCGGCGCGCGACGTGCGGCTCGCATTCAAGGAAGATTCGGTGCGGCTGTCGATCGGCCAGTTGCCCGACGATCATCCGTTGTTCCCTGCGCTCGAAGCCGTCGAAACCGAACTCGATGCGCTCGCAAGCGCGCTCGCTGGGCAGTCGGAGCGTGCCGAGTCGCTGGCTGCGCTGGTGCGCCGCGCGCGCGAGTTGCAGGACGTGCTGTCGGGCTGGACCACGCCGCCCACAGAGACCGAACGCGACGCGGCAAGCGATGCCGCGAAAGCAGCGGAGAAAAGCGATCCGAACGAGAAGGTCCGCTGGATCGAAGTGTTCTCGCATACCGTGCAACTGCATGAGACACCGCTATCCGTCGCGCCCATTTTCGCGAAGCAGCGCGCGGGCGTGCCGCGCGCGTGGGTGTTCACGTCGGCGACGTTGTCGGTGCGTGGCGACTTCGCGCACTATGCGGCGCAGATGGGTCTCAACTCGCGTCGCTCGATGACATTGCCGAGCCCGTTCGACTACGGCACGCAGGGCCTGCTCTATGTGCCGCGCAACCTGCCGCAGCCGTCGTCGCCGACGTTCACCGATGCCGTGTTCGATGCCGCGCTGCCTGCGATCGAAGCATCGGGCGGTGGGGTGTTCATGCTGTGCACGACGCTGCGCGCCGTCGATCGTATCGCGACGAAGCTGCGCGACGTCATCGAGTCGCGCGGCTGGAACATGCCGTTACTCGTGCAGGGCGATGCGAGCCGTACAGAACTGCTCGACCGTTTCCGCTCCTATGGAAATGCGATTCTCGTCGGCAGCCAGAGCTTCTGGGAAGGCGTCGATGTGCGCGGCGATGCGTTGTCGCTCGTGGTCATCGACAAGCTGCCGTTCGCGCCGCCTGACGACCCTGTGCTGTCCGCACGGCTCGATGCGCTGACGAAGAAAGGCTTGAGTCCGTTTGCCGTGCATCAACTGCCGCAGGCCGTCATCACGCTCAAGCAGGGCGCAGGGCGTCTGATCCGCTCCGAGACCGATCGCGGCGTGCTGATGATCTGCGACACGCGGCTCGTCGACAAACCGTATGGGCGCCGGATATGGCAGAGCCTGCCGCCCTTCAAGCGCACGCGTGAAATCGACGTCGTGCGTGAGTTCTTCGAAGAGAAGGCGCAGGCTTCGGAATAA
- a CDS encoding cupin domain-containing protein produces the protein MPVRPPDYPAGKASARSSPTPVSASSAPAPDQPAPLLGNLTPSQFMRRYWQKKPLLIRQAIPDIAAPLSRDELFELADQDEVESRLITHFRNKWQLELGPFAADELPSVKQRAWTLLVQGVDLHNDRARALLDRFRFVPDARLDDLMISYATDGGGVGPHFDSYDVFLLQVHGKRRWRIGAQRDLSLQPGLPLKVLQSFEPEEEWVLEPGDMLYLPPHIAHDGVAEGECMTCSIGFRAPSTSELAAQFLYYLAERGEAAGSPDGAALYRDPQQPAVAKPAALPAALVDRVGAILAKIDWNEKDVSSFLGTYLSEPKPSVVFDPPARPLDEARFVKRASKEGVRLDRKTVLLYDSRAYYLNGEESRLSGVKSAVIELADNRYLSAKRFVTLSGQSSVTALLHEWYRAGWIQMGDLR, from the coding sequence ATGCCCGTGCGGCCCCCTGACTACCCCGCTGGCAAAGCTTCAGCGCGTTCCTCTCCGACTCCCGTCTCCGCTTCTTCCGCGCCTGCGCCCGATCAGCCTGCGCCGTTGCTGGGCAATCTGACGCCGTCGCAATTCATGCGGCGCTACTGGCAGAAAAAGCCTTTGCTGATTCGTCAGGCAATCCCGGATATCGCCGCGCCGCTCTCGCGCGACGAACTGTTCGAACTGGCCGATCAGGACGAAGTCGAGTCGCGCCTCATTACGCACTTTCGCAACAAATGGCAGCTCGAACTTGGTCCATTTGCTGCAGACGAATTGCCTTCCGTCAAACAGCGCGCGTGGACGCTGCTCGTGCAAGGCGTCGATCTGCATAACGACCGCGCGCGCGCATTACTTGACCGTTTTCGCTTCGTGCCCGACGCGCGTCTCGACGACCTGATGATCTCGTACGCGACGGACGGCGGCGGTGTCGGTCCTCATTTCGACTCTTACGATGTCTTCCTGTTGCAGGTTCACGGCAAGCGCCGCTGGCGCATCGGCGCGCAACGCGATCTGTCGTTGCAGCCCGGCCTGCCCTTGAAAGTTCTACAAAGCTTCGAGCCGGAAGAGGAATGGGTGTTGGAGCCAGGCGACATGCTTTACCTGCCGCCGCACATCGCCCACGACGGCGTGGCGGAAGGCGAATGCATGACGTGCTCGATCGGTTTCCGCGCGCCGTCGACGTCCGAGCTCGCCGCGCAGTTCCTGTATTACCTTGCGGAGCGCGGCGAAGCGGCCGGCTCGCCGGACGGCGCCGCGCTCTATCGCGACCCGCAGCAGCCGGCCGTCGCGAAGCCCGCGGCACTGCCCGCTGCCCTCGTCGACAGGGTCGGCGCGATCCTTGCTAAGATCGATTGGAACGAGAAGGACGTCTCGTCATTCCTTGGCACTTATCTGAGTGAACCGAAGCCGAGCGTCGTGTTCGACCCACCCGCACGACCACTCGATGAAGCGCGTTTCGTCAAGCGCGCAAGCAAGGAAGGCGTCCGTCTGGATCGCAAGACTGTGCTGCTTTACGACAGTCGTGCTTACTACCTGAATGGAGAAGAAAGCAGGCTATCGGGCGTGAAAAGCGCGGTGATTGAACTCGCCGACAACCGTTATCTGAGTGCGAAACGCTTTGTAACACTCTCGGGGCAATCGTCGGTGACAGCACTACTTCACGAGTGGTATCGTGCGGGCTGGATACAGATGGGTGATCTGAGATAA
- a CDS encoding peptidylprolyl isomerase, which produces MKIAKNTVVSVTYKLSDAQDNLIEESDEPMVYLHGGYDGTFPKIEEELDGHEPGFETQIQLEPGDAFGEYDPELVKIEPRSRFPEPLEVGMQFEGTPEEGDEDLDSLIYTVTDVAEDKVVLDGNHPLAGMALRFSLTVKDVREATEDEIQHEHAHGASGLEIVDEDDDEDDADDAEPKRPTLH; this is translated from the coding sequence ATGAAAATCGCAAAGAACACCGTCGTATCGGTCACTTACAAACTGTCGGATGCGCAAGACAATCTGATTGAGGAAAGCGACGAGCCGATGGTTTATCTGCACGGCGGCTATGATGGCACGTTCCCCAAGATCGAGGAAGAGCTTGACGGCCACGAGCCCGGCTTCGAAACCCAGATCCAGCTGGAACCGGGCGACGCGTTCGGCGAATACGATCCTGAACTCGTGAAGATCGAACCGCGCAGCCGTTTCCCCGAGCCGCTCGAAGTCGGCATGCAGTTCGAAGGTACGCCGGAAGAGGGCGATGAAGACCTGGATTCGCTGATCTACACGGTCACTGACGTCGCAGAAGACAAGGTGGTGCTCGACGGCAATCACCCGCTCGCGGGCATGGCGCTGCGTTTCAGCCTGACCGTGAAGGACGTGCGCGAAGCGACGGAAGACGAAATCCAGCACGAGCATGCACACGGCGCGAGCGGCCTCGAAATCGTCGACGAAGATGATGATGAAGATGACGCCGACGACGCCGAACCGAAACGGCCGACGCTGCACTGA
- the lplT gene encoding lysophospholipid transporter LplT has protein sequence MKKGFYTIIAAQFVSSLADNALLIAAIALLTEIRSPAWITPLLQIFFTISYVLLAPFVGAFADALQKRHVMFIANALKACGCLLMIGGVHPMIAYGVVGFGAAAYSPAKYGILTELLPADRLVAANAWLESATVLSTIVGTMLGGALISTYASHFVRHMHWPLIHSAADLAMLAVMITYAIAAALNVGIPDTGARYPNRLAEPGELVGEFVRCFNVLWADRLAQVALWVTTLMWGGAVTLQLLVLKWADANLGLSLSKAAVMQGVAGLGIAIGAAAAAAWIPLRASLKVLPVGLITGAVAVAMAFYNKSLFPPGAGLRVGELFAPAYIIFAYPLMVLLGALSGFFIVPMNAILQHRGATLLTAGHSIAVQNFNQNLAVLLMLGAYAILLTAKMPVQWIITVFGVFITGMMWLAQRRSAANAHKVDMRALIEE, from the coding sequence ATGAAGAAAGGTTTCTACACGATCATCGCGGCACAGTTCGTGTCGTCGCTCGCCGATAACGCGCTGCTGATCGCGGCCATTGCGCTGCTCACCGAGATCCGCTCGCCTGCGTGGATCACACCACTGCTGCAGATCTTCTTCACGATTTCCTATGTGCTCCTCGCGCCGTTCGTCGGCGCATTCGCCGACGCGCTGCAAAAGCGCCACGTGATGTTCATCGCGAACGCGCTGAAGGCGTGCGGCTGCCTGCTGATGATCGGCGGCGTGCATCCGATGATCGCTTACGGCGTGGTCGGCTTCGGCGCGGCCGCGTACTCGCCCGCGAAGTACGGCATTCTCACCGAGCTGCTGCCCGCCGACCGGCTCGTCGCCGCGAACGCGTGGCTCGAATCGGCGACTGTGCTGTCGACCATCGTCGGCACGATGCTGGGCGGCGCGCTGATCAGCACCTACGCGTCGCACTTCGTGCGGCACATGCATTGGCCGCTGATCCATTCCGCCGCTGACCTCGCGATGCTCGCCGTGATGATCACCTACGCGATCGCGGCGGCGCTCAATGTCGGCATTCCCGACACGGGCGCGCGCTATCCGAACCGGCTGGCGGAGCCGGGCGAACTGGTCGGCGAGTTCGTGCGCTGCTTCAACGTGCTGTGGGCCGACCGGCTCGCGCAAGTCGCGCTGTGGGTTACGACGCTGATGTGGGGCGGCGCGGTCACGCTGCAATTGCTCGTCCTCAAGTGGGCCGACGCGAATCTCGGGCTGTCGCTGTCGAAAGCGGCCGTCATGCAGGGTGTGGCCGGCCTCGGTATCGCCATCGGCGCAGCGGCAGCCGCCGCGTGGATTCCGTTGCGCGCGTCGCTCAAGGTGCTGCCCGTCGGCCTGATCACGGGCGCCGTGGCCGTCGCGATGGCGTTCTACAACAAAAGCCTGTTTCCGCCCGGCGCAGGCCTGCGCGTCGGCGAGCTGTTTGCGCCCGCCTACATCATCTTCGCGTACCCGTTGATGGTGCTGCTCGGCGCGCTGTCGGGCTTCTTCATCGTGCCGATGAACGCAATTCTCCAGCACCGCGGCGCGACGCTGCTCACCGCCGGCCACTCGATCGCCGTGCAGAACTTCAACCAGAATCTCGCCGTGCTGCTGATGCTCGGCGCGTACGCAATCCTGCTGACGGCGAAGATGCCCGTGCAGTGGATCATCACCGTGTTCGGCGTGTTCATCACGGGCATGATGTGGCTTGCGCAGCGGCGCAGCGCCGCGAATGCGCACAAGGTCGACATGCGCGCGCTCATCGAGGAATGA
- a CDS encoding inositol monophosphatase family protein has product MHPMLNIAVKAARRAGQIINRASLDLDLVQVSKKQHNDFVTEVDKASEAAIIETLTTAYPDHAILAEESGESGNESEFQWIIDPLDGTTNFIHGFQYYCVSIALAHKGIITQAVVYDPTRNDLFTASRGRGAYLNDRRIRVGRRDRLADSLIGTGFPFREKDTLEAYTQLFADMTKACAGLRRPGAAALDLANVAAGRLDGFFEQGISAWDMAAGSLLVTEAGGLVGNYTGDSDFLHLHEIVAGNPKVYAQMIPILSRYTKTKEQAA; this is encoded by the coding sequence ATGCATCCCATGCTCAATATCGCTGTCAAGGCCGCTCGCCGCGCCGGGCAGATCATCAACCGCGCGTCGCTCGATCTCGACCTCGTGCAGGTCAGCAAGAAGCAGCACAACGATTTCGTCACGGAGGTCGACAAGGCGTCCGAAGCGGCCATCATCGAAACGCTGACCACCGCCTACCCCGATCACGCGATCCTCGCCGAAGAGTCCGGCGAATCGGGCAACGAGTCCGAATTCCAGTGGATCATCGATCCCCTCGACGGCACCACGAACTTCATCCACGGCTTCCAGTACTACTGCGTGTCGATCGCGCTTGCGCACAAGGGCATCATCACGCAGGCGGTCGTCTATGACCCGACACGCAACGACCTGTTCACGGCCTCGCGCGGCCGCGGCGCGTATCTGAACGACCGGCGCATTCGCGTCGGCCGCCGCGACCGGCTCGCCGACAGCCTGATCGGCACGGGCTTCCCGTTCCGCGAAAAGGACACGCTCGAAGCCTACACGCAACTCTTCGCCGACATGACGAAGGCCTGCGCGGGCCTGCGCCGTCCGGGCGCAGCGGCGCTCGATCTGGCGAACGTCGCGGCGGGCCGCCTCGACGGCTTCTTCGAGCAAGGCATCAGCGCGTGGGACATGGCGGCAGGCAGCCTGCTCGTCACGGAAGCGGGCGGCCTGGTCGGTAACTACACGGGCGACTCGGACTTCCTGCACTTGCATGAGATCGTCGCCGGCAACCCGAAGGTGTATGCACAGATGATTCCGATTCTGTCGCGTTACACCAAGACGAAGGAACAGGCAGCTTAA
- a CDS encoding RNA methyltransferase — MVQTPASPSSSTASDSSSIGGGFTSTRFVLVEPSHPGNVGAAARALKTMGFSRLVLVSPRVADVKNDPEAIAMASGADDVLASAHVVPTLADALSGAHWSLALTARAREYGPPQLAPRGAAMQAREHAVHGDIALVFGNERTGLSNEDVERCSALAHIPANPAYSSLNLSQAIQVLSYELRMAYLVDSDGSESVAGGAGTLAPSDEIERMYVHLENALIALDFLDPGNPKKLMSRLRRLFARSGLEREEVNIVRGIAKHILLNAKGRDGHER; from the coding sequence GTGGTTCAAACGCCTGCTTCGCCTTCCTCCAGCACCGCTTCCGACAGCTCCAGCATCGGCGGGGGCTTTACGTCGACGCGTTTCGTACTCGTCGAGCCAAGTCATCCCGGCAACGTCGGCGCGGCGGCGCGTGCGTTGAAAACCATGGGTTTTTCCCGGCTCGTGCTCGTGTCGCCGCGCGTGGCGGACGTGAAAAACGACCCGGAAGCCATCGCGATGGCGAGCGGCGCGGACGACGTGCTCGCGTCCGCCCATGTCGTGCCGACGCTCGCCGACGCGCTGTCGGGCGCGCACTGGTCGCTGGCGCTGACGGCGCGCGCCCGGGAGTACGGGCCGCCGCAACTCGCGCCGCGCGGAGCCGCGATGCAGGCGCGCGAACATGCCGTGCATGGCGATATCGCGCTCGTGTTCGGCAACGAGCGCACGGGGCTGTCTAACGAGGACGTCGAACGGTGCAGCGCGCTCGCGCATATTCCGGCCAATCCCGCGTACAGCTCGCTGAATCTGTCGCAGGCGATCCAGGTGCTGTCGTACGAGTTGCGCATGGCCTATCTGGTCGACAGCGACGGCTCGGAGTCGGTGGCAGGCGGCGCGGGCACGCTCGCCCCGAGCGACGAAATCGAGCGCATGTATGTGCACCTGGAAAACGCGCTGATTGCGCTCGACTTTCTCGATCCCGGCAACCCGAAAAAACTGATGTCGCGCTTGAGGCGGCTATTCGCGCGCTCGGGTCTGGAGCGTGAAGAGGTCAACATCGTGCGCGGAATCGCGAAGCACATCCTGCTGAACGCGAAAGGGCGCGACGGCCACGAGCGTTGA
- the cysE gene encoding serine O-acetyltransferase, whose product MFTRLREDIATIRERDPAARSAWEVLTCYPGLHALIFHRFAHACWRANRRWIARFASQFGRFMTGIEIHPGATIGRRVFIDHGMGVVIGETAEIGDDCTIYQGVTLGGTSLTRGAKRHPTLERGVIVGAGAKVLGGFTIGADAKIGSNAVVVKPVPAGGTAVGNPARVIMPATASVTAAPASTGADGKAATARPGFCAYGITPNADDPVSLAIHGLVNHASTQSQRIDEVVAALERLGASLEALHGADAALLDLRRLSAAIDGKVEVAAR is encoded by the coding sequence ATGTTCACGAGACTCCGCGAAGACATCGCCACGATCCGCGAGCGCGATCCCGCCGCCCGCAGCGCCTGGGAAGTCCTCACGTGTTACCCGGGCTTGCACGCGCTGATCTTCCATCGGTTCGCGCATGCCTGCTGGCGCGCGAACCGCCGCTGGATTGCGCGCTTCGCGTCGCAGTTCGGCCGCTTCATGACAGGTATCGAGATCCACCCGGGCGCGACGATCGGGCGCCGCGTATTCATCGATCACGGCATGGGCGTCGTGATTGGCGAGACGGCTGAGATCGGCGACGACTGCACGATCTACCAGGGCGTCACGCTTGGCGGCACGTCGCTCACGCGCGGCGCGAAACGCCATCCAACACTGGAGCGCGGCGTGATCGTCGGCGCGGGCGCGAAGGTCCTCGGCGGTTTCACGATCGGCGCGGACGCGAAGATCGGCTCGAACGCGGTCGTCGTGAAGCCGGTCCCCGCGGGCGGCACGGCCGTCGGCAATCCGGCGCGCGTGATCATGCCGGCGACGGCATCGGTGACAGCGGCTCCCGCATCCACGGGCGCCGATGGCAAGGCGGCGACGGCGCGACCAGGCTTCTGCGCGTACGGCATCACGCCGAATGCGGACGATCCCGTCTCGCTTGCCATTCATGGGCTGGTCAATCACGCGTCGACGCAATCGCAGCGCATCGACGAAGTCGTCGCGGCGCTCGAACGGCTCGGCGCAAGTCTTGAAGCGCTGCATGGCGCG